The nucleotide sequence CTCGTGGTGAGCGTCGCGGCGTTCCTGCCTATCGTCCTCATGAACCCGTCCCCGAAGTCGGACGGCTACCGCCCCAATATCGATGTCAGCGCCGTGGCCACCAACGCCAAGGGTGTGGCGGGATTCACACCTGTGGCCCCCGCGCCGGGCGACACATTCCGCCCGAACTACGCCCGCTGGGCTGCTGGCAGCGGCACCGGAGTCGCGGCCTGGGAGGTCGGGTACGTCACCCCCAAGGAAAAATTCATCGGCCTGACCCAGACCAGCAAGGCCAACCCCACCTGGCTCCTGCAGCAGACCAAGAACGCCCCCGTCACCGGCACCCGCAATGCCGGGGGCAAGGAGTGGGAGCTCCA is from Arthrobacter sp. QXT-31 and encodes:
- a CDS encoding DUF4245 domain-containing protein, whose amino-acid sequence is MRDYRRVSDTQDQSTPSSQGQAPNPSPAPASQPVKPVIAAAAAKRANASVIGMIIALVVSVAAFLPIVLMNPSPKSDGYRPNIDVSAVATNAKGVAGFTPVAPAPGDTFRPNYARWAAGSGTGVAAWEVGYVTPKEKFIGLTQTSKANPTWLLQQTKNAPVTGTRNAGGKEWELHDTGKGEKSMVLAYRGSTVVLAGDANLEEFAVLAAAVVKSLESNPAVIVSPSPSPAP